GCGGTCAATAGCTTTGCCTATTGACAACGAGTCCAACGCAGTCCAGCACGCGTTATGAGGCAAACCCTCCGGGAACTGACGATTTGGGCGCATTGCAGCGTTGTGCCGCTTGCAAAGGCGGACGCCTTAGCTGCGCGTCACGCCTTGCACTGCATCCCAAATCGTCTTGCTCGCACTCATCCTATTTATGAAATGAGTTCTGGTATGTATCAACAAGCTGTATGCGATGAAATGCAACAGCTTAGTGTAGCAGTTTTCACTGGCCCCCTATGCGCGTTACAATGTGTCTAATCTAAAATTTTACAAATCCTTTATCTACAGAGACAAGACCATGACTTTGCGCATCATCGCCACCGGCGGCACTTTTGACAAACATTATGACGAACTGGCAGGCAAACTCAGCTTTGCAGACAGCCACCTGCCTGAAGTGCTGAAGCGTGCGCGCCTGACGATACCCGTAGAGCTGGAAGTCTGCATGCTGGTAGATTCATTGGACATGAACGACAGCCACCGCAATACCGTCTTGCAGGCTTGCCAGCAGTCCGCCGAAAAAGCGATTGTTATCATCCACGGTACCGACACCATGCGTGAAACGGCAGAAGTACTGGGCGCAGCCAATCTCGGCAAGACTATCGTGTTCACTGGTGCCATGATCCCTTACGAAATCGCCAATTCAGATGCCTTCTTCAATCTGGGTTTTGCCTGCAGCGCAGCGCAACTCTTGCCAGCCGGTGTACACGTCGCCATGAATGGCAAGGTCTTTCCCTGGAATGACGTACAAAAGAACCGTGAAGCTGGCGTATTCGTGAATAAGTAAAATCGGTAAGACCGAGTGAGACGAATTGAGACTAAGTGAGACGAACCGAGACCACCATGAAACTGCTGCTCGCGACATTATTGCTGTGTTTTTCCACCCTGACGCAGGCAGCAGAAACGCGTTTTGATTCTGTCTATTTTTTCCAGTCGCAAACTGAGTTGGAAAAAAAAGGCATCAATGTCGATACCTTTGGCCGTTATACACGTGTCTTGCAAACACAGATTTACAAGGCACTCAAAAAAGCCAAGATGCCTGCGAGCGCAGGTTATCTGGTCGTGGCAGTACGCTCAGACGGTGAAGTCACCTGCTGGCTCGACATGACCCCTGCCGTGCATGAATATTACGATAACCAGATTTATGAAATCGTCAAAAAAGTACCACCTGTGAATGTACAAAGCGGCATCCTGGTGTTTGGTATCAAAATGGCGATAGACACTGCCGTGCATACCAAAAAAACCGTACCCGCCCCTGCCGACTGGGCAGAGGCGAAAAAGAAACTGAATGACCCGAATAATATAGAAGAGCTGGTGTTATCCAGATGGCCTGAGTGAGCACTTTTCAGCCTTGTTTTACCAATAGTTTTAAGGCCGCAAGCAGAGCAGTACTTTCATCATCTGTGCCTATGGAAATGCGCAAAAACTCATTTATGCGCGGCAGCTTGAAATGGCGCACGATAATGCCGGACTGACGCAAGCCCAGGGCGATTTCTTCTGCCGCAAAACGAGGGTGACTGGCGAAGATGAAATTCGTCGCCGATGGCAAAACTTCAAAACCCAAATCCCGCATAGTTGCAGCCAGCCTTTCGCGCGTTGCCATCACAGCCTGACAAGTCTGCAAAAAATAATCCTGGTCTTCAAATGCGGCAATCGCGCCCGCTACTGCCAGCCTGTCCAGCGGGTAAGCATTGAAACTGTTTTTGACACGGTTCAAACCTGCAATCAAATCTGCATGCCCTGCCGCAAAACCTACCCGCAAACCAGCCAGTGAGCGGGATTTCGACAGCGTGTGCACCACCAGCAAATTGGGGTAGCGGTCTATCAGCGCAATCGCCGTCTCGCCACCAAAATCAACATAGGCTTCATCAATGACAACGACCGTATCGCGATTGTGTTGCAGCAGGAATTCGATTTTTTCCAGCGGCACGGCACAGCCAGTTGGCGCATTGGGATTGGCGAAAATAATCCCGCCATTTTCTTGCAGATAATCTTCTACATTGAGTTGAAATCGGGCATCCAGTGGCACGCTTTGGTGATTAATTTCATACAGGCCACAATACACAGGATAAAAGCTGTAGCTGATGTCAGGGAAGAGCAAAGGTTGCTGATGTTTGAGCAAAGCCTGAAACACATGGGCCAGCACTTCGTCAGAGCTGTTACCAACAAAAATCTGGTCTGCCTGCAAGCCATGATATTGGGCGATGACTTTGCACAAGTGATCCGAGCCGGGATCAGGGTAGAGGCGCAAATCGCCGTTGGTGGCTTGCTGTATCGCCGTCAGTACACGGGGTGAAGGCGGATAAGGATTTTCATTGGTATTGAGCTTGATGAGTTTGGCAATCTTGGGTTGCTCACCGGGGGTATAAGGACTCAGCTTGTGGACAACATCACTCCAGTATTTACTCATGATCTGACAATTCTATTTAGCGAAAAAATTCTTTATGACCCAGCATCCAGATTGACTTTCACTCTTTGCAATAGCTGCTGCAATTGTTCTTGCTCGCGACTATCCATTCCCTGCAATGCCAGGGTATTTAAGCGTTTGGCTTGCTGACGCAAGACGGTCAACACGCTTTGCCCGTCCGAAGTCAGCGTCAGCCGCACATTGCGCTTGTCGCTTTGATCGGCAACGGCATCGAGCAAGCCACGGTCACGCAAGCCTTTGATCAGCCTCGCCAGTTGCGCCTTGTCGCGGCCACTGTGCTTGGCCAGGTCACTCTGAGTAGCACCGGGGTGATGACCAAAAAAGCCCAATACCTTGCCTTCCATATGGGTAATGTCATGCGGGCCGTCGCGCAGAGCCTGGTATTGCATGGAACGGTATTGATGCATGACCGTATGAATAAGGTCCAACACCCCATCCTCATTATTTCTCAGAGAATGGTTGACATTGTCATTTGTTTTGCGCATTATAGTAGATATTGTCAACTAATTTTATGGGTGAATAAATGAGTATAGCCTCTGCAAGCAACCGCGTACAACGCATACGCCATGAAATCAAACGCCGCAACCTGCAAGTTGTCCGTGTTGAAAGCCCGACGCCGCATTTCCGCCGTATCACCCTCAGTGGTGCTGATCTGCCGGGCTTTATCAGCGCATCTTTTGATGATCACCTCAAATTGATACTTGCCGTCGATAGTGATCATGCTGTGATGCGAGATTACACACCCAGGCATTACGATGCCGCCAAAGGTGAACTGGTACTGGAATTTTCCATACACGGTGACGGGCCTGCGGCTGCCTGGGCCAGCCAGGCTGATGTCGGCCATGGCGTCACTGTCGCCGGGCCGCGTGGCTCTTTAGTCATCCCGGTTGATTATGAATGGCATTTACTGGCTGGCGACGAAACAGCATTGCCAGCGATATCCAGACGCCTGGAAGAATTACCGGCTGGAGTAAGCGCGATGGTTATCCTGCAAGTGCCCCCAACTGAGCGCCGTGAATTGAGCAGTGCAGCAGATATCAGCATTGTCTGGGTAGATAGCGCGCAAGAGTTTCTGGATACCCTGCGCGCCCTGCCTTTGCCAGAGGGCGATGGCTATGCCTGGTGCGCCGGCGAAGCTGCGACCATGGCCGCAACACGCCGCATACTGGCTGAAGAAAAAGGTCACGCTGGAGCTG
This is a stretch of genomic DNA from Undibacterium sp. KW1. It encodes these proteins:
- a CDS encoding asparaginase domain-containing protein, giving the protein MTLRIIATGGTFDKHYDELAGKLSFADSHLPEVLKRARLTIPVELEVCMLVDSLDMNDSHRNTVLQACQQSAEKAIVIIHGTDTMRETAEVLGAANLGKTIVFTGAMIPYEIANSDAFFNLGFACSAAQLLPAGVHVAMNGKVFPWNDVQKNREAGVFVNK
- the hisC gene encoding histidinol-phosphate transaminase gives rise to the protein MSKYWSDVVHKLSPYTPGEQPKIAKLIKLNTNENPYPPSPRVLTAIQQATNGDLRLYPDPGSDHLCKVIAQYHGLQADQIFVGNSSDEVLAHVFQALLKHQQPLLFPDISYSFYPVYCGLYEINHQSVPLDARFQLNVEDYLQENGGIIFANPNAPTGCAVPLEKIEFLLQHNRDTVVVIDEAYVDFGGETAIALIDRYPNLLVVHTLSKSRSLAGLRVGFAAGHADLIAGLNRVKNSFNAYPLDRLAVAGAIAAFEDQDYFLQTCQAVMATRERLAATMRDLGFEVLPSATNFIFASHPRFAAEEIALGLRQSGIIVRHFKLPRINEFLRISIGTDDESTALLAALKLLVKQG
- a CDS encoding MarR family winged helix-turn-helix transcriptional regulator; protein product: MLDLIHTVMHQYRSMQYQALRDGPHDITHMEGKVLGFFGHHPGATQSDLAKHSGRDKAQLARLIKGLRDRGLLDAVADQSDKRNVRLTLTSDGQSVLTVLRQQAKRLNTLALQGMDSREQEQLQQLLQRVKVNLDAGS
- a CDS encoding siderophore-interacting protein, producing MSIASASNRVQRIRHEIKRRNLQVVRVESPTPHFRRITLSGADLPGFISASFDDHLKLILAVDSDHAVMRDYTPRHYDAAKGELVLEFSIHGDGPAAAWASQADVGHGVTVAGPRGSLVIPVDYEWHLLAGDETALPAISRRLEELPAGVSAMVILQVPPTERRELSSAADISIVWVDSAQEFLDTLRALPLPEGDGYAWCAGEAATMAATRRILAEEKGHAGAAMRVAAYWKQGLIAHHENLES